From the Kogia breviceps isolate mKogBre1 chromosome 3, mKogBre1 haplotype 1, whole genome shotgun sequence genome, one window contains:
- the CTXND1 gene encoding cortexin domain-containing 1 protein, with product MEDPTPEPVYVDVDKGLTLACFVFLCLFLVVMIIRCAKVIMDPYSAIPTSTWEEQHLDD from the coding sequence ATGGAGGACCCCACGCCTGAGCCCGTCTACGTCGACGTGGACAAAGGACTGACCTTGGCCTGCTTCgtcttcctctgcctcttcctcgTCGTGATGATCATTCGCTGTGCCAAGGTCATCATGGACCCTTACAGCGCCATCCCCACATCCACCTGGGAAGAGCAGCACCTGGATGACTGA